The sequence CAATGACATTAGTATAAAAGTCTAAAGCTGCATCTAAATCTGAAACAATGACGCCTATGGAGACAAAAGATTTATCAAATTCGGTTTGGTTTTGACTTTGAGCCGCACTTGCCACTAGGAGCAAACTGACAAGAAATATATTTTTCATCTTTTTATGGTTTTACCTCTTTAAAATTAATCCTATGAAAGTAACAAAAACAACTAATAAGAATCTTGAAAAATCAAAAAAGAAATGATTGAAAAACTGGTGTAAAGGATTATTGTAAGAAGGTAGCTTTGATAATCCTTCCATTTTCCACTTCATATATAGCTACTGCTCTAAAATTTACACCATTAGCAGTGATATATTCTTCATCAATAACTCTATTTCCTATTATTATCCGACTTTTTAATTCGCAATGAAGATCCGGAGTGTTTTCAAAATAGGAACCGTAACTTTCCTTCATTTTTTCCTGCCCTTCCATGAATAGAGTGTCAGGGTATTCGTAAAGTTTTATATTTTTTGAGTATGTATCCATGAAGGCCTCTATGTCTCTTGCATTGTAAGCATCAAGTTGTTTTTGGACGATATTAGCAGGAGATTCTTCAGCTACAAAAGCCAAACGATTTCCTGCTTTATTTATGGCAATACGGGTAATGTTGTTTATTTCTTCTTGTTCAAAATTTGCTATAAGTTCCCATTCTATTCCAGATTCAGTATCGAATTTAATAAGGGATTTTCCAGCACCAGCAACAATCGTAGTATCATTTAACCAGCAGATGTCTTCAGATTCTTTAAAGGTATTGGTTATTTTCTTGGTTGCCCCAGAAATTGGATTTAGAGATTTAATTTCCCAAGCGTTGTTCTCTTTGCTGATGTAGCTTATTAAATCGGAGTTAGGGATTTTCCATAAGCTACGTCCCACATTTTTTTGGAAGGTATAATTGGTATTATCCTCTAGATTTATCACAACAAGGTCCATACGGTTTTCTACTAATACAGTAGTAACTAAAGTATGGTCATTATACCATAAGTGGTAGCCAACTTTTAAATCCTCAAGAATGAGTTTTGAATCTCCTGTGTTGATATCATACTCATACAATCTTTGCAATCCATCTAAGTCCAAACGAATAGCAGAGACAGCTTTTTTACCAGGAATTTTTAATGGAGAATATTCACTTCCGGTAGGAGTGTTGGATATCCAGGATGTAGTGCTTCCTTCCAGTATATTAAACCTCAAAATATCTGTTTGGTCTTCACGGTTTGCAGAAAACAAAACCGTGTTATCATTTAAAAATGAAGGTTGATTATCATACCCTTCATTGTTTGATATATTCTTTGGATTTGATAATACGGGATTTTCGTTGACTATTTTTAAATCAAAAAGATAGACATCTGTGTTTACCTGGCCTTTTATGGTTGTACAAATGAGGGTTAGGCAGCTAATTAGTAACCTGTTTGTCATTATTCTACAAATCTTTTTAATAGTTCTCTTACTCGTTTAGTGTTTTCAACATGATATTTGGCCTGCGTCTTTTTTAGCCCAACTTTGATAGTAACTG is a genomic window of Flagellimonas sp. CMM7 containing:
- a CDS encoding nuclear transport factor 2 family protein, which produces MTNRLLISCLTLICTTIKGQVNTDVYLFDLKIVNENPVLSNPKNISNNEGYDNQPSFLNDNTVLFSANREDQTDILRFNILEGSTTSWISNTPTGSEYSPLKIPGKKAVSAIRLDLDGLQRLYEYDINTGDSKLILEDLKVGYHLWYNDHTLVTTVLVENRMDLVVINLEDNTNYTFQKNVGRSLWKIPNSDLISYISKENNAWEIKSLNPISGATKKITNTFKESEDICWLNDTTIVAGAGKSLIKFDTESGIEWELIANFEQEEINNITRIAINKAGNRLAFVAEESPANIVQKQLDAYNARDIEAFMDTYSKNIKLYEYPDTLFMEGQEKMKESYGSYFENTPDLHCELKSRIIIGNRVIDEEYITANGVNFRAVAIYEVENGRIIKATFLQ